One Paraburkholderia phytofirmans OLGA172 genomic window carries:
- a CDS encoding GGDEF and EAL domain-containing protein: protein MNMSPGTANRRILVIDDHEAIHQDFRKILGPEEERAASLAASEAALFGEAPPQRQGFELDSAYQGGEGLAMVVSALAESRPYALAFVDMRMPPGWDGVETIERLWQVDAQLQIALCTAYSDYSWEALSKRLDLSDRLLILKKPFDTIEIRQMASALTMKWQMMHDAALKTSHLEKTIQTSKLDLLRLSHMVKHNVLTDLPNHILLHHRLPQAIALSERHRKQLAVICVGVDNLERINNALGYGVGDEVLRSVARRLVANVRMSDPVFHRGGSEFIVVLEDVTHPEKTVSLAEKLLAALSKPDRIAEHDLQISVSLGISLYPNDGDDGETLIRNAETAMRNVKEGGGFCFFEPSMDIRARERQSMVSNLHRALDQRELLLHYQPKVNLASGVITGGEALVRWPIADLGFVPPAQFIPIAEDCGLILSLGRWARREACRQVRSWHDSGFPSLSMAVNVSVSEFRDERFLEGVREALIETGLEPHLLELEITESILIKDIAATTALLRGLKDLGVKIAVDDFGTGYSSLSYLKRLPVDTLKIDQSFVRGVTTVAEDAAIVSAVINLGKSLGLRVVAEGVETSEQRAFLQAHGCEEGQGYYFSEAIAAEAFARLLTSGIS, encoded by the coding sequence ATGAACATGTCACCCGGCACCGCCAACCGTCGCATCCTGGTGATCGACGACCATGAAGCAATTCACCAGGATTTCCGCAAGATCCTGGGGCCGGAGGAGGAGAGGGCGGCGTCGCTCGCCGCATCCGAGGCGGCACTGTTCGGCGAAGCCCCACCGCAGCGACAGGGCTTCGAACTGGATTCGGCTTACCAGGGCGGGGAAGGTCTGGCCATGGTGGTCAGCGCACTGGCCGAGAGCCGACCCTATGCGCTCGCATTCGTCGACATGCGCATGCCACCCGGCTGGGATGGCGTCGAGACCATTGAACGCCTCTGGCAGGTCGACGCGCAGTTGCAAATCGCGCTGTGCACCGCCTATTCCGATTATTCCTGGGAGGCGTTGTCGAAGCGCCTCGACCTGAGCGACCGGCTGCTTATCCTGAAGAAGCCGTTCGACACGATCGAGATCCGCCAAATGGCCAGCGCGCTGACCATGAAGTGGCAGATGATGCACGACGCGGCGCTTAAAACGAGCCATCTGGAGAAAACCATACAGACAAGCAAACTTGATCTGCTAAGACTATCCCATATGGTCAAGCACAATGTTCTGACCGATCTTCCTAACCACATCCTGCTCCATCATCGGCTGCCGCAAGCGATTGCCTTGTCCGAACGTCACCGGAAACAACTGGCCGTGATATGCGTGGGCGTGGATAACCTCGAGCGCATCAACAACGCCCTGGGCTATGGGGTGGGCGATGAGGTGCTGCGGTCGGTGGCAAGACGCTTGGTGGCGAACGTGCGCATGTCAGATCCCGTATTCCATCGAGGCGGAAGCGAATTCATAGTTGTGCTTGAGGATGTGACGCATCCGGAGAAAACGGTCAGCCTTGCAGAGAAGCTGCTCGCGGCACTGAGCAAGCCGGACCGCATCGCTGAGCATGATCTCCAGATCAGCGTGAGCCTTGGCATCAGCCTCTATCCAAATGACGGCGACGACGGGGAAACCCTGATCAGGAACGCGGAAACCGCGATGCGTAATGTCAAAGAAGGCGGTGGCTTCTGCTTCTTTGAGCCGAGCATGGACATCCGCGCCCGCGAGCGGCAATCCATGGTGAGCAACCTGCATAGGGCCTTGGATCAGCGTGAACTCCTCTTGCATTATCAGCCGAAAGTAAATCTTGCGTCAGGTGTAATTACCGGTGGCGAAGCGCTGGTGCGCTGGCCGATTGCGGATTTGGGATTTGTGCCTCCTGCGCAGTTCATCCCGATTGCCGAGGATTGCGGCTTGATCCTATCGCTCGGTCGGTGGGCGCGACGTGAGGCGTGCCGACAGGTACGATCCTGGCATGACTCAGGCTTCCCGTCGTTGTCCATGGCGGTCAACGTTTCTGTATCGGAATTCCGCGACGAGCGTTTCCTGGAAGGGGTTCGCGAGGCCCTGATCGAGACTGGGCTGGAACCGCACCTACTGGAGCTCGAAATTACCGAGAGCATTCTCATCAAGGACATCGCGGCAACGACCGCCCTTCTACGCGGGCTCAAGGATCTGGGCGTGAAGATCGCGGTTGATGACTTCGGAACCGGCTATTCCAGCCTGAGCTACCTGAAACGGCTTCCTGTCGATACGTTGAAAATCGACCAGTCGTTCGTGCGCGGCGTCACCACTGTTGCCGAGGACGCTGCCATCGTCAGTGCCGTCATCAATCTCGGCAAAAGCCTCGGGCTGCGAGTGGTTGCAGAAGGCGTGGAGACCTCGGAACAGCGCGCGTTCCTTCAGGCCCATGGCTGTGAGGAAGGGCAAGGTTATTATTTCAGTGAGGCCATCGCGGCCGAAGCGTTCGCAAGACTGCTCACCAGTGGTATATCGTAA
- a CDS encoding EAL domain-containing protein — MTRQISTGNRRILVIDDHEAIHQDFRKILDPEPQGAASLAASEAALFGEAPPQRQGFELDSAYQGEEGLAMVVRALAENRPYALAFVDVRMPPGWDGVETIERLWQVDAQLQIALCTAYSDYSLEALSERLDLTDSLLILKKPFDTIEIRQMASALTVKWQMTRDAAFKMDCLEKAVEERTKALSDANIIIQNSPTILYRLRGEPSLPLIYISHNITKFGYDPALLLASPDWAEKLIEPDDRDKVGAAMARVMDKDAEGASIEFRLRTGDGAHRWVENRYIPVRDAHGRLIEVEGIIIDITERRAAEEKIAQLARTDGLTGLANRATFIERLAQAFASARRGAVPFAVLYLDLDRFKPVNDLFGHPVGDLLLKEVAHRLTNCTRESDLVARLGGDEFAVLQGEMGEPANAGALAGKIQEALASHYRLSGNDVHISVSIGICPYVPDSAGPDAMLGQADLALYRSKQEGGNRYHFHSDDLDQQVLDWITLADDLRKAINTGELQLYYQPQIELSSGTIVGMEALVRWNHPTRGLLKAAAFIPIAEKNGTIGALGHWVLDQACRQLRCWRDAGIALPVIAINLSAAQLRYGDDLVRDVAETLAKWRLVPSDLEFDVAEATLAQVKWGQAGALPQLRKLGVRIAIDDFGTEYSSIGYLRTYRVNHLKITPSLVNNATEDSRSAATIRAIINLAREVGVGVIAEGVETEAQRNVLVASGCTVDAQGFYFSEAVEGSRASELLRRGVIGVDAWNDDARFAREGAT, encoded by the coding sequence ATGACCCGGCAAATCAGCACCGGCAACCGTCGTATCCTGGTGATCGACGACCATGAAGCAATTCACCAGGATTTCCGCAAGATTCTGGACCCGGAGCCACAAGGGGCGGCATCGCTCGCCGCATCCGAGGCGGCACTGTTCGGCGAAGCCCCACCGCAGCGACAAGGCTTCGAACTGGATTCGGCTTACCAGGGCGAGGAAGGTCTGGCCATGGTGGTCCGCGCACTGGCCGAGAACCGGCCGTATGCGCTCGCGTTCGTCGACGTGCGCATGCCGCCCGGCTGGGATGGCGTCGAGACCATCGAGCGCCTCTGGCAGGTCGACGCGCAGTTGCAAATCGCGCTGTGCACCGCCTATTCCGATTATTCCTTGGAAGCCCTGTCCGAGCGGCTGGACCTGACCGACAGCCTGCTTATCCTGAAAAAGCCATTCGACACGATCGAGATCCGTCAAATGGCCAGCGCGCTAACCGTGAAGTGGCAGATGACGCGGGATGCGGCATTCAAGATGGATTGCCTGGAAAAAGCCGTCGAGGAGCGAACCAAGGCGTTGTCCGACGCCAACATCATCATCCAGAATAGCCCGACGATCCTTTATCGTCTGCGGGGCGAGCCCTCGTTACCGCTCATCTACATCTCCCACAACATCACCAAATTTGGCTACGATCCTGCCCTGTTGCTCGCATCGCCAGACTGGGCGGAGAAGCTCATCGAGCCGGACGATCGGGACAAGGTAGGCGCGGCGATGGCGCGCGTGATGGACAAGGATGCCGAAGGCGCCTCAATCGAGTTTCGTCTGCGTACCGGCGACGGCGCTCATCGCTGGGTCGAGAACCGTTATATCCCGGTTCGCGATGCGCACGGGCGGCTTATCGAAGTCGAGGGGATCATCATCGACATCACCGAGCGCCGTGCGGCAGAGGAAAAAATTGCCCAGCTTGCCCGCACGGATGGACTTACCGGTCTGGCGAACCGCGCGACGTTCATCGAACGACTCGCACAGGCCTTCGCCTCGGCCCGGCGCGGCGCGGTCCCCTTTGCGGTCCTCTATCTTGACCTCGACCGTTTCAAACCGGTCAATGACTTATTCGGTCATCCGGTGGGCGATCTGCTGCTCAAGGAGGTCGCCCACCGCCTCACGAACTGCACGCGGGAAAGCGACCTGGTGGCGCGGCTGGGCGGCGACGAGTTCGCGGTGTTGCAGGGCGAAATGGGCGAGCCCGCGAATGCGGGTGCGCTGGCGGGAAAGATTCAGGAGGCGCTGGCCTCTCACTATCGATTGAGCGGCAATGACGTGCACATCTCGGTCAGCATCGGCATCTGTCCATATGTTCCGGACAGCGCGGGACCGGATGCGATGCTGGGACAGGCCGATCTGGCGCTCTATCGATCCAAACAGGAGGGCGGCAACCGTTATCATTTCCATTCGGATGATCTCGACCAGCAAGTACTCGACTGGATTACCCTTGCCGACGATCTGAGAAAGGCGATCAACACCGGCGAACTGCAGCTTTACTACCAGCCCCAGATCGAGCTGTCTTCTGGGACGATAGTCGGCATGGAGGCGCTGGTCCGCTGGAACCACCCCACACGCGGCCTGCTCAAGGCCGCAGCCTTCATCCCGATCGCCGAGAAAAACGGCACCATCGGGGCGCTCGGACATTGGGTGCTCGATCAGGCGTGTCGGCAGCTGAGATGCTGGCGCGATGCCGGAATTGCCCTGCCGGTAATCGCGATCAATCTCTCCGCCGCCCAGCTCAGATACGGGGACGACCTGGTACGCGACGTCGCTGAAACCCTCGCGAAGTGGCGTCTTGTCCCGTCCGATCTGGAATTCGACGTGGCCGAGGCGACCCTGGCCCAGGTGAAATGGGGACAAGCCGGCGCGCTCCCACAGCTGCGTAAGCTCGGCGTGAGGATCGCCATTGACGATTTCGGAACTGAATACTCGTCGATCGGCTATCTCCGGACGTATCGTGTGAATCACCTCAAGATCACACCGTCTCTCGTCAACAACGCTACGGAAGACTCGCGCAGCGCAGCGACGATCCGCGCCATCATCAATCTTGCGCGTGAGGTGGGTGTCGGGGTGATCGCGGAGGGCGTCGAAACCGAGGCGCAGCGCAACGTTCTGGTTGCATCGGGTTGTACCGTGGATGCGCAAGGCTTCTATTTCAGTGAAGCCGTCGAGGGCAGTCGCGCCAGCGAGCTCCTGCGCCGCGGCGTCATTGGCGTGGATGCATGGAACGACGATGCGCGTTTCGCCCGCGAAGGAGCGACATGA
- a CDS encoding ATP-binding protein, which translates to MIDDGVGIQAESLTKIFSHGFTTRKEGHGFGLHGAALTSRQIGGSLRAHSEGVGQGATFTPELPLKLAEGVS; encoded by the coding sequence GTGATCGACGACGGCGTCGGGATTCAGGCGGAAAGTCTGACAAAGATCTTTAGCCATGGCTTTACGACCCGGAAGGAGGGCCACGGCTTTGGCCTGCATGGCGCCGCGCTGACCTCCAGGCAAATAGGCGGATCGTTGCGAGCGCACAGCGAGGGCGTCGGCCAAGGCGCGACGTTCACCCCGGAATTGCCACTCAAGCTTGCGGAGGGCGTTTCATGA
- a CDS encoding flavin reductase family protein yields the protein MEIDPDALDSSALYKILIGSVVPRPIGWASTLSVDGVANIAPFSFFTVVARKPPMISLTIQPRSSRTQLKDTLTNARETGEFVLNVVSLPFANQMHLTSVEHPPEADEFELCGLTKAPSVTVRPPRVEGVPVAMECKVETILSFGEVDDHVVIGRVTRFHIRDELWLDRGRIDTAALQPVGRLASEYTLADTVFACPLPETVLSGNAQQRMRRIDGKDTNWSPLDERSWSAAGNPTISK from the coding sequence GTGGAAATTGATCCGGATGCTCTCGATAGCAGTGCGTTGTACAAGATTCTGATTGGCAGTGTGGTTCCGCGTCCGATCGGTTGGGCCTCCACGCTGTCGGTGGACGGCGTCGCCAATATCGCACCATTTTCGTTTTTCACCGTAGTGGCGCGAAAACCGCCGATGATCAGCCTTACGATACAACCTCGCTCGAGCCGCACACAACTGAAAGATACGCTGACCAATGCGCGCGAGACAGGCGAGTTTGTGCTCAACGTCGTGTCGCTGCCCTTTGCAAATCAGATGCACCTGACGTCCGTCGAGCATCCGCCTGAGGCGGACGAGTTCGAACTTTGCGGGCTGACCAAGGCGCCTTCTGTGACGGTGCGTCCGCCGCGCGTTGAAGGTGTGCCGGTCGCGATGGAATGCAAGGTGGAGACAATATTGTCGTTTGGCGAGGTGGACGACCATGTCGTAATCGGTCGTGTCACTCGGTTCCATATTCGCGACGAGCTTTGGCTCGATCGCGGACGCATTGACACTGCTGCTTTGCAGCCAGTGGGTAGGCTTGCGTCGGAATACACGCTCGCGGATACAGTTTTCGCTTGTCCGCTACCCGAGACCGTTCTCTCCGGAAACGCGCAGCAACGCATGAGGCGAATCGACGGGAAGGATACAAATTGGTCGCCGCTCGATGAGCGCAGTTGGTCTGCCGCAGGGAACCCTACGATTAGCAAATAG
- a CDS encoding nuclear transport factor 2 family protein, with amino-acid sequence MKHSAIVEACRKAFTGFDRNDKSDLVALLADDITFEFSDSLPYGGTYHGKEEFLAFWKHVYHEWEYFNYDARAILEAEDFVIVPVIAQAKATNGYSMRNEHLFLFQVRDGRIVHGRLYADTARGRDVLEGREPRRYPKVILG; translated from the coding sequence ATGAAGCATTCAGCAATTGTTGAAGCATGCCGGAAAGCCTTTACGGGTTTTGATCGCAACGACAAATCCGACCTTGTCGCGCTGTTGGCAGACGACATCACGTTTGAGTTTTCGGACTCGCTCCCGTATGGTGGCACCTATCATGGCAAGGAAGAATTCCTTGCGTTCTGGAAGCACGTGTACCACGAGTGGGAATATTTCAATTACGACGCGCGGGCGATTCTCGAGGCGGAAGACTTTGTGATCGTGCCCGTGATTGCGCAAGCAAAAGCGACCAATGGGTACTCGATGCGGAACGAGCATCTCTTCCTGTTCCAGGTCCGCGATGGCCGGATCGTTCACGGACGGCTCTATGCGGATACGGCGCGTGGCCGCGACGTTCTTGAAGGGCGGGAGCCGCGTCGCTATCCGAAAGTCATCCTCGGTTGA
- a CDS encoding alpha/beta fold hydrolase, giving the protein MSDIEKLFDESSLSRVALVGHSMGAQIAELVAAERPEQVASLVLGGLT; this is encoded by the coding sequence GTGTCCGACATCGAGAAGCTATTCGACGAATCGAGCCTTTCCCGAGTGGCGCTCGTCGGGCATAGCATGGGGGCACAAATCGCTGAGCTTGTCGCGGCTGAACGCCCCGAACAAGTTGCTTCTCTCGTGCTTGGGGGGCTTACGTAA
- a CDS encoding tautomerase family protein produces the protein MPVFHAHIPKGRFSKEQKIAMGNALNLSLVEALNLPKGDRFIVLSEHAEDELFIDPTFMGMNRTPNAMIITVLVGAHRPASDKSALLAAIMSSRCRRLGG, from the coding sequence ATGCCTGTATTCCATGCCCACATTCCTAAGGGTCGTTTTTCCAAAGAGCAGAAGATAGCGATGGGAAACGCGCTGAATCTTTCGCTCGTCGAAGCACTCAACCTTCCCAAGGGAGACCGCTTCATTGTTCTGAGTGAGCACGCCGAAGACGAGCTCTTCATTGATCCGACGTTCATGGGAATGAACCGCACGCCGAACGCGATGATTATCACGGTCCTGGTCGGCGCACACAGGCCGGCGTCGGACAAGAGCGCGCTGCTCGCAGCCATCATGTCGTCGAGGTGCCGCAGGCTTGGCGGATAG